From a single Pseudalkalibacillus hwajinpoensis genomic region:
- a CDS encoding aldehyde dehydrogenase family protein: protein MQSTIQKKKFYINGEWREGSAYKDLSSPYSGDVLAEIPMGTEADVDSAIDAAYQAKQVMRKMPAYERAAILERFVQKLSDRADEAAEIIALEAAKPIATAKGEVARTIATYKFAAEEAKRIQGETIPFDAAVGGEGRVGYTVREPLGVIGAITPFNFPMNLVAHKVGPAIAAGNTIVLKPASQTPLSAYFIAELFEEAGLPDGALNVITGSGKTVGDRIVTDERVNMVTFTGSPAVGIGIRNKAGLKKVTLELGSNSALIVDEGVDVSGIVDRAVMGAFAYQGQVCISLQRVYVHESNYDAFVEAFVQKAKALTCGNPLDEETDVSALISEGDVERAVSWIEEAKNGGAEIATGGCSDGNVLEPTVILNAASDMKVSCQEVFAPIVLINKFRSMEEAYDLVNDSSYGLQAGIYTDNVHTALDAADRLHVGGVLINDIPTFRVDNMPYGGVKESGTGREGIKYAVVEMTEMKLVVFRR, encoded by the coding sequence ATGCAATCGACGATACAAAAGAAGAAATTTTACATTAATGGAGAATGGCGAGAGGGTTCCGCTTATAAGGATTTAAGCTCGCCCTACTCGGGAGACGTCCTGGCGGAAATTCCAATGGGCACTGAAGCAGATGTGGACAGCGCAATTGATGCCGCTTATCAGGCGAAGCAGGTGATGAGAAAAATGCCAGCGTATGAGCGTGCGGCGATATTGGAGCGATTTGTTCAGAAATTAAGCGATCGCGCGGATGAGGCGGCGGAAATTATTGCGCTTGAAGCGGCCAAGCCGATTGCGACAGCAAAAGGTGAGGTAGCGCGAACGATCGCGACGTATAAGTTTGCTGCTGAAGAAGCGAAACGAATCCAGGGTGAAACGATTCCGTTCGATGCAGCAGTCGGAGGCGAAGGTAGAGTCGGCTATACCGTGCGAGAGCCGCTCGGGGTGATTGGGGCGATTACACCGTTTAACTTTCCTATGAATCTTGTTGCCCATAAAGTAGGTCCTGCGATTGCAGCTGGGAATACGATCGTGTTAAAACCAGCAAGTCAGACGCCGCTATCCGCTTATTTTATTGCGGAGCTGTTCGAGGAGGCAGGGTTACCTGATGGAGCACTGAATGTAATTACTGGAAGTGGGAAGACGGTTGGTGATCGGATTGTGACGGATGAGCGGGTGAACATGGTGACGTTCACAGGAAGTCCAGCGGTGGGGATTGGCATTCGAAATAAAGCGGGCCTAAAAAAAGTGACGCTTGAGCTTGGCTCGAATTCGGCTTTGATTGTGGATGAAGGTGTTGATGTTAGCGGGATAGTTGATCGTGCCGTAATGGGTGCGTTCGCTTACCAGGGACAGGTTTGTATTTCCCTTCAACGGGTTTATGTGCATGAATCGAACTACGATGCTTTTGTTGAAGCATTTGTTCAGAAAGCGAAGGCGCTCACGTGTGGGAATCCGCTGGATGAGGAGACGGATGTGTCGGCATTGATTTCAGAAGGAGATGTGGAGCGAGCGGTGTCCTGGATCGAGGAAGCGAAGAATGGCGGAGCAGAAATCGCTACAGGTGGGTGCTCGGATGGAAATGTACTGGAGCCAACTGTCATTCTGAATGCAGCTTCTGATATGAAGGTTTCCTGTCAGGAGGTATTTGCTCCGATTGTGTTGATTAATAAATTCCGTTCGATGGAAGAAGCGTATGATTTAGTGAATGATTCTTCTTATGGTTTGCAGGCTGGTATTTATACGGATAACGTGCATACGGCGCTTGATGCTGCGGATCGACTTCATGTTGGAGGGGTGCTGATTAATGATATTCCTACCTTCCGAGTTGATAACATGCCGTATGGCGGTGTGAAGGAGAGCGGGACAGGAAGAGAAGGAATTAAGTATGCCGTGGTGGAAATGACGGAGATGAAGCTAGTTGTGTTTAGGAGGTAG
- a CDS encoding NAD(P)/FAD-dependent oxidoreductase: MKSIIVIGAGILGASTAYHLAKQGADVMLIDRKDAGQATQAAAGIVCPWLTNRRGGPFYRLVEAGARYYPSLIEELKKDGEMETGYAQVGAINIYSGETKLEKKLKLAMERRKDTPEMGEVSRLSTVETNALFPPLADHYASVHVSGAARINGAALRDALISGAEKHGAKIVDGDASLDWSDERVTGAVVNGEMFQADHVIVTGGAWSKQLLERLGMRFLVTPQKAQIVHLELPDTDTGKWPIVMPPFIQYLLPFENGRIVAGGTQEDEAGFDLRVTMGGVNHIIERALKVAPGLSCSTYVETKVGFRPFTPGNVPIVGAVPRVKGLLVANGLGASGLTSGPFLGAELARLVIGERTELELEEYDPGSAFG, encoded by the coding sequence ATGAAATCAATCATTGTTATAGGTGCTGGCATTCTCGGTGCCTCTACTGCTTATCATTTAGCTAAGCAGGGAGCTGACGTGATGCTGATAGATCGTAAGGATGCCGGGCAAGCAACACAAGCAGCTGCTGGAATTGTGTGTCCATGGCTAACGAATCGTCGAGGAGGGCCGTTTTATCGACTGGTGGAAGCAGGTGCAAGGTATTACCCTTCTTTAATAGAAGAACTAAAGAAGGATGGAGAAATGGAAACAGGTTATGCACAGGTAGGGGCGATTAACATTTACTCTGGTGAAACGAAGCTCGAAAAGAAGTTGAAGCTTGCGATGGAGCGAAGGAAAGATACCCCTGAAATGGGGGAGGTTTCACGATTATCGACTGTTGAAACGAACGCGTTATTTCCTCCATTAGCAGATCACTATGCTTCGGTTCATGTAAGTGGAGCAGCTCGTATAAATGGGGCGGCACTTCGAGATGCGTTGATTAGTGGAGCGGAAAAACACGGAGCGAAGATTGTTGATGGAGATGCGTCACTTGATTGGAGCGATGAACGAGTAACTGGTGCGGTAGTAAATGGTGAGATGTTTCAAGCAGATCACGTTATTGTGACAGGTGGAGCCTGGTCGAAGCAGTTATTGGAACGGCTTGGAATGAGGTTTTTGGTTACACCTCAGAAAGCGCAGATCGTTCATCTCGAACTTCCTGACACGGATACTGGAAAATGGCCGATCGTTATGCCCCCATTCATTCAGTATTTATTACCTTTTGAAAATGGCAGGATTGTTGCTGGTGGGACACAGGAGGACGAAGCCGGATTTGATCTTCGCGTCACTATGGGTGGCGTGAATCATATTATCGAACGAGCATTGAAAGTGGCTCCAGGGCTCTCGTGCAGTACCTACGTTGAGACGAAAGTAGGCTTTCGCCCGTTTACCCCTGGGAATGTGCCAATTGTTGGAGCCGTTCCTCGTGTAAAAGGACTTCTTGTAGCGAATGGGCTTGGTGCTTCAGGATTAACCAGTGGGCCGTTCTTAGGTGCTGAGCTCGCGCGGCTTGTCATTGGCGAGAGGACCGAGCTTGAGCTGGAGGAATATGATCCTGGGAGTGCATTTGGTTAG